The Triticum urartu cultivar G1812 chromosome 5, Tu2.1, whole genome shotgun sequence genome contains the following window.
atcatgacgatgctttggagatggagatcaaaggcacaagatgatgatggccatatcatgtcacatattttgattgcatgtgatgtttatttttatacatcttattttgcttagttcgacggtagctttataagatgatctctcactaattatcaaggtgcaagtgttctccctgagtatgcaccattgcgaaagttcttcgtgctaagacaccacgtgatgattgggtgtgataggctctacgttcaaatacaacgggtgcaaaacagttgcacacgcggaatactcatgttaaacttgatgagcctagcatataacagatatggcctggaacactgagaccgaaaggtcgagcgtgaatcatatagtagatatgatcaacatagtgatgttcaccattgaaactactccatctcacgtgatgaccggacatggtttagttgatatggatcacgtgatcacttagaggattagagggatgtctatctaagtgggagtttgtagcgaccagacctcaaacagtctgttctctgtgctccggtgtcatctctggatcagtaatgctgacaccacacagtactcggaggatttatagcagagtagcaatcacacacttattacatcgagtgtctcaaaagagaacttattacaataaatatggcttaaggccatctaataacgataacagcagaaggcttggaagataagtgagtccatcaactccaacggcatcactgagtatagaaccacgacctaaaactccttaatcgtcgtctgaaaagtctgcaacattaacattgcagcccgaaacgggtcagcacatggaatatgctagcaatgtaacacatagagagtaatggaatgaaacagctatactatatgcatatttggctggtggaaagctctatggttacagttttgcgtaaagccaatttttccctactacaaaggaataaattttatttaactatcatggtagttgttaaacattgagaatggttgacagcattctcaatcccaattaagcatcatcattaaacataacccaacaaaattaatttagagtaacatgttgagattcacatgataatccaagtactagatactcaagatgtccataaccggggacacggctaaccatgattagtttattacactctgcagaggtttgcgcacttttccccacaagactcgatcgcctccatttggtttctcgcacttcatggtgtttgagaagacggatgaccgagacatagtctttcagaagcgctagcaccttacgatcgggtagaccgtaccacctacatcccctacatctgctagtctaccactgtaagagttcgcacgacttagtcaactatgctagagcccataatagcttgtggctgcacacagaagtttctagtatgaatagtctcatgatccctttgagcctgggtggcggtccaaaagaaaacaggcaagtcctgggatacccaggtgcctcaatccacccagatgtgtgtttaagttgccaccttagataaaccattaattaacaaaactcacatctgtcatggatatcactcacccaatccacgtctactggcatagcatggcataataagcaaacatagaagtaactcccaaaggtttgataataaacaggtaataggtactacctcaactacttcccatcccacaatttaattagatcctaatcatgcaatgtgtgaggattgatctaatgcaataaaactgggtagtagaaaaggtatgatcaaagtgttacttgccttgctgatgatccgggaaacctagcaattcgaagtaacaagcggcgcactccgggtactctatcgcaaacaaacaaacaagcatacaataagaactcatctaatgcatgggtaaaactcaaataagagatctaaccagaaggttcaacttaagaactccggttggcaaaaagaatcaaatcgaacgaagcaacgaaagtcaaacggcgaaagaaaacaacttcgttctactaatctggatctagggcaaattttacagtagcaaaatcttatttaagttggttaaatggatagagggtttcgagacgaaactctaggcgcttgaatcgcctgattccgataaacgagcgaaaagttatactaaaacgaaaatcggatcaggaatcgcgatcagaaaaatcgcggatttaatcctagaaaaagaaaagagatgaacggttaaacgaacgggcgtcgttaaccgggaatatcggtgatcacgttctttgagacgaacggtccgaaagaagaacgaaaaccgatctagggtttcggaaaagaaaccgaaaaagaaaacggaaaaccgatctagggtttcggaaaagaaaccgaaacgaagaatcggagagaaaaaccggaaaagaaaaccggaacggtttcttttaaaagaaccgaaccgcggggaagaaaaagagaggcgcggggctacctccggcgaggcggggcgaacggtggcgacggcggcgtgctagggcggcggcggcggcgcggcggcggcggcgggtgaggcgggcgcggggtggggcgcggcttggggaggagagggggtttgggtttttggtgtgaggagaggggggggtctatgggggatttatataggagaggggagagattacttggggtaggggacaagaaatagagtaggaaaaggaaaaacgaaacaaggaaaaggggctaGCCTAGAATCCTAATAGGATTCGGCCAGGGAAGAGGCGGCGGGCTGGCGCCCTGTGCTCCGTGCGCTGGCGCTGCGCGCGGCTGGGGTGGagcggcggctggctgggcctttggcccggctggcctgcggaattttttttaactggttccgcgcgcagaaaaacaagaaaaagaaaaactaaacgggctccaaaaaccctaaagtaaattttccccgactcctaaaaatgagtcgaacaaaatgaacttttctacggacctaaaatgcaattttcgaaaacgcgcatttttccctatccaaagaaaaacaaacaaacaccggaaaacgaaatttgatctatttattaaatcttcatttttcctatattttgggaaagtcatattattccctctctcatattttgatatcggaaaaataattgaagatgaaataaataaatcaaatgatcctcttttcaaattcgagaaatctcaaattatgaaaataacgaatctccaaactctctccgaaggtccttgagttgcgtgaaatttctaagGATCGAccaaaaatgcaagaaaatagatatgcaatgatgatctaaatGTATACatatccaaattgaaaatttgggatgttacagctccccttgtgtcgaatcaataaatttgggttgaatactctaccctcgaaaactattgcgatcccctatacttgtgggttatcatattaccgagtgggcccagagatacctctccgacaatcggagtgaaaaatcctaatatcgaaatacgccaacccaacaagtaccttcggagacacctgtagagcacctttataatcacccagttacgttgtgacgttttgtagcacacaaagtgttcctccggtaaacgggggttgcataatctcatagtcataggaacatgtataagtcatgaagaaagcaatagcaacatactaaatgatcaagtgctaagctaacagaatgggtcaagtcaatcacatcattcaactctttgtctatggttaggaaacataaccatctttgatcaacgagctagtcaagtagaggcatactagtgacactctgtttgtctatgtattcacacatgtatcatgtttccagttaatacaattctagcatgaataataatcatttatcttgatataaggaaataaataataactttattattgcctctagggcatatttcctttagtctcccacttgcactagagtcaataatctagattacacaataatgattctaacacccatggagccttggtgctgatcatgttttgctcgtggaagaggcttagtcaatgggtctgcaacattcaaatccgtatgtatcttgcaaatctctatgtctcccacctggacttgatcccggatggagttgaagcatctcttgatgtgcttggttctcttgtgaaatatggattcctttgccaaagcaattgcaccagtattgtcacaaaagattttcattggacccgatgcactagatatgacacctagatcggatatgaactccttcatccaaactccttcatttgctacttccgaagcagctattactctgcttcacatgtagatcccactacgacgctttgtttagaactgcaccaatggacagctccaccatttaataaaaacacgtatccggtttgcgatttagaatcgtccagatcagtgtcaaagcttgcatcgacacaaccatttacgacgagctctttgtcacctccataaatgagaaacatatccttcgtcctttcaggtatttcaggatgttcttgaccgctgtccagtgatccactcctggattactttggtacctccctgctaaactaataggaaggcacacatcaggtctggtacacatcattgcatacatgatagagcctatggctgaagcatagataacatctttcattttctctctatcttctgcagtggtcgggcattgagtcttactcaacttcacaccttgtaacacatgcaagaaccctttctttgcttgatccattttgaacttcttcaaaactttgtcaaggtatgtgctttgtgaaagtccaattaagcgtctcgatctatctctatagatcttgatgcccaatatataagcagcttcaccaaggtccttcattgaaaaactcttattcaaatatccttttatgctatctagaaattctatatcatttccaatcaacaatatgtcatccacatataatatcagaaatgctatagagctcccactcactttcttgtaaatacatgcttctccaaaagtctgtataaaaccatatgctttgatcacaccatcaaaacatttattccaacttcgagaggcttgcactagtccataaatggatcgctggagcttgcacactttgttagctccctttggatcgacaaaaccttctggttgcatcatatacaactcttcttccagaaatccattcaggaatgcagttttgacatccatttgccaaatttcataatcataaaatgcggcaattgctaacatgattcggacagacttaagcatcgctacgggtgagaaagtcttgATACataagggggatgtgctgcaaggcgattaagttgggtaacgccagggttttcccagtcacgacgttgtaaaacgacggccagtgaattgtaatacgactcactatagggcgaattcgagctcggtacccggggatcagCCTCGTCGTGTTGCCCCCGACCTCGGAGTGCTGCTTTCTCTCGTCCAAAGAATTACTTGTCTAAATTCCGTTTTCAGACAACTGATAAATAGCAAAACCACTGCAAAAAATTTCACAGGTGGGTATTCCCGCTTTCATTTCCTTATCTTTCTATTACCTGCTTATTTGCAAATACAGAAAAAAAAAGTTTTGATTCTAAGATCTGAGATCCTTTTTTTTTTGCGGCGTAAGATCTGAGATTCTAAGTGAAACTGCCTTCCCTCGCATGCCCAGATCGGTGTAAGCCCAAATCATGAACGTTCGTACCCTACATTTTTTGAATTGCAATTTTACAGAGAGATGATATAAATAGTTACCCCATATGAAACATTCTTGCTACAAACTAAATTACAAATTGCTGGTTTGGTACTACCTGGATCCACGAGCTAACTACCTAGATAGCTTAGCTGGTTCTCACAAAACCCTGACACGTACCTGTAATTTACATACGATGATATCTAGCCTGACTCTGCTCACACAAAGTCACAAGTTTATTTACTACATCAGCAGGCTATCAAAACCACGATGCCAAGAAGTTCGGCCATCAGAGGCTCTGAAGCACGTCGCGCATGGCCGGGCGCGGCCTGCACACGGCCTCGAGCGGCACGACCTTGGGGATGGTGAGCCCGCCGCCCTCCGTCATGTCCACCTCCGCGCCGTCCACGCGCTCCCAGTCGAAGCACTGCACCAGCGTGGCCAGCACCATGCCGATAGCCCGCAGCGCCAGCGTCTCCCCGGGGCACCGCCGCCGGCCCATCCCGAACGGGATCATGAACCGCCCCTCCGCCTTCCCGTCCTCGAACCGCTCCGGGACGAACTCCAGCGGCCGCTCCCACGCCGCGGGGTCCCGGTGGATGGCGTACGCGTTCACCATCAGCATCGTGCCGCTCGGCACGTTGTAGCCGCCCACCTTGCAGTCCGCCGAGGACTCGTGCGGCAGCAGCATCGGCGCCGCCGGGTACAGCCGCAGCGTCTCGCTCACGATGCACTGCAGGTAGGCGAGCCGCGGCACGTCGTCGGCGGTCACCAGCCGGGAGGTGCCCACGGACGCGTCGATCTCGGCCTGCGCCTTTTTGAGCGCCGCCGGGTGGTTCAGCAGCAGCGACATCGCCCACTCCGTCGTCGTCGACGTGGTCTCCGTTCCGGCCCCAAATAAATTCTGCACATAGTCCATTGAGAAAACGAGGGTTATTGGTGAGATGGTGGCGTGAGTAATTCTGCAGAGAATTCACCAAGAAAATGAGTGCAGTGAGATCGTGACATGAGTATGATTGCCTCCACGAGTTTTAGTTTATCAGATTGGGGAGAAGAGACATTACAATCGTCGGTGCACTGTCACAAAGCACAACAGCCAAAGTATGCTCACTTGCGCACTGACATGACATGTTGGATCCATCCAACCAAGTGATATGGCGTTATCTACCGTGCTGGCTAGCTAGTGACCCACTGACCGCTCAAGTACTGAACCCATATACACCACGATAGTATTCTTGTCCCATATGCTCCTGCAGTCCCTACGTCGCGTGGCCTCTAGTAGTATTTCACGATGCATGATAAATAAAAAATTAGAGTGATGGCTAGACTATATCTGGCCatgggccgggccgggccgggcctaAAAAAGCCCATGGCAGAAAACTGAGGCCCAGGCCCTATCACCGGGCCTACTTTTCAAGCCCAAGCCCGGCCCATCTGGTAAAAAGCCCTGAAAAGCCCTTAGGGCTTAGGGTCGTGGGCTGGGCCTCTTCCTTAAAATGTCAATATGCTAAGCCCAAGCCCACCCAGGCCCTGCTAGTGGGCTCAAAACTCAGGCCCAAGCCCGGCCCACGGTCAAGCCCATCGGGCCTAGGCCCTGGATTTTAGGGCCGGGCCTGGGTGGGCTGACAGGGCCGGGCCTGAGATGGCCAGGACTAGGCTAGACTGACTCTCGTCGTGCTGCTGTCTGTCTGTTGACTTAATcttaaaggatgtacgggtagcTACCTCCGTCATGGTTTATAAGTCTTATTTGTATTTTGTGTCAATTTTTGACTAaaaatttaactaacaaaatattaatgcatgttataaaaaatGATATCATAAAAAACTATATTATTGGATTTATATTTGACTATAGTTTTTAATTATATtattttttatgacatgcattagcattttgttggttaaatttaagaATAAATTTTGGCATGGAATACAAAAATGATTAATAAATCAAGACGAACGTAGTAATTGCCTTGGTGAAGACAAACTAAGATAAAGAAGGATCTATAGATGTGCTTTAGTTATTGTATATCTAAAATGAGTTACTAaattataagaaaaataaaaaaatacttGCATAAATTTTAACGTAAAATCAagcttagatgtgcaatacttgaAACATATCTAGATAATCCCTCTGTCCGGTGAAGAGTGTATATCTAGCTTTAAAATTTGTCCACAAAAGAATGTACTTCTATTTTCCTAATGCACTTTAAAGTAGGAAAAAAATACTTCTCTCTCATCACACGGCAATCAAGACCAATAGCAATCTACACATGATCTTCTTAATTTGTACATGCACTTAGCTCATTGAGGGTTGGATAACTAAAGATGAGAGAGATGGTGGCTTGCACCTTTCCAATGCATTTTTTACTCAAATCCATAACTTGTCCTAAAATTTATAGATGTACACTCTTCACCGGACCGAGAAAGTATGCTTTAGCAAAATTGTAGTAGTAATTAACATATATTAGAGATAGACCAAGCGAGAAGAGGAGGTGGAAACAGGATAGCTCACCGCGCAGAGAGCCATGATCATGGTATCGGTGTACACCTCCGGCTCCGTCTTCTGCAGAGTGAGCAGCACGGCGATCATGCTCTTCTTGTCGCCTTCGGTGCCAGCGTCGTCGAGCCTCCGGCGCTCGTTGTCGATGAGACGCAGCATGAAGGCGTCCCTCCTGCTCACGGCGGCCAGGATCTTGTTCCTAACGCCGAACACGTCGAACCACCGCAACACCGGCAGGTAATCCCACGTGTTGGCGGCGCCGAGGTACGGGATGAGCTCGTCCACCACCTTCTTGAACTCCTGGGCCTCCACGGACATGTCCGTGTCGGCGTCGGCCTCCGACCGGGTCGCCTTGGTCTGGGCGATGGTCTCCATGAGCACGCTGAGGGAGAGCTCGAAGAGCCTCCGCTTCAGCTGGACCTGCGCGGCGCCATCGCCGCCGGGGGACGCCGCGGCGGCGCGGAACAGCCGGCGCGTCATGGCGCGCACCTCGCCGGCGATGACGCCCGACATGCAGGCGACGCGGTGCGCGGAGAGCAGCTGCACGGCGGCGACGCGGCGGAGGTTGCGCCAGTGCGGGCCGTAGCTGGACGTGACGAGCGCGGCGCCGTCGAAGGAGACGAGCAGCTGCGAGGGGAACCGGGGCCGGTTGGCGAACGTCACGTCGTGCTCCGTGAAGCACTCCCTGGCGCACTCCGCCGAGGAGACCACAACGGCGCGGCGCGAGCCGAGCCGCAGCGAGAAGACCGGGCCGAGGCGCGCGGCGAGGCGGTGCAGCGCGGCATGGAACGGCTTCTCCAGGAGGTGGAGGTGGCCGAGGAACGGGATGGCCGGGGGGCTCGGCGGCAGCTGCGCGGCGCCCTTGCCGCCGCGCCGGCCATTGCCCAGAACGTAGTGGATCAGGAAGAGGAAGGCGATGGTGAGGATGGCAATGTACGCCTTATCCATGGCTAACAGAGTGGTCCGGGGGAGGTGATGTGTCTCGAGCCGTGacacttgaggtctcgggttgaTTGGATGTGTGTGCTGTGTGGCAGTGGCAGCATCCTGCATGGCGGCCTATATATAGCGCGCGCGCTTCGCCTTGTTCTAGAAGGCTCAGCGTAGCGCCATGCCTGCGGTACAGTTTGCATACGCCATGCCTGACGTCCATGGCGATGAGGTGGGCTAAGCCAGAGTTTTTAGGGCTCGTGTCACGATGGTTCGTACGTGGAGGCCGTGGCTTTGTCTTGTTGCTCGTGCGTCGCTGGCTCGAGATCCCTCTTTCCTCTCGGCTGCAAAGGCCAACTCGAACTGGATCTGGTGGGGATTTTTCTTTGGAAGCAAGCAACTCTCAACGGGAGCCATGTCAATGAGGTGGACTCCATCAGAGTTTTTCCTTTGGTGGTGTCACAATGCATGGTTCGATCGTGGTTCGTACATGGAGGGCGAGGCCAAGCCAAACTGTATCTGGTGGGCTTTTCCTTTGGAAACAAGGAACTCTCAACGAGAACCATGTCGATGAAACAAAGCATGTGCACCATGTGCACATCCAGTCAATTTTGTTGTGCTGCGCACGCTATTGAAGTCCGGGGCTGTTTGGTTCTAGGACTAGTATTGCCATATATTATCACACATTTTGCCAAACTTGTCTAAGGTTAGTTCATCAAAGTGAGAGCTataagttggcaagcctaagggaatttTGCCATATTTTTTGTGTGTATACCATGTGGGGCCCAAGTGTGGCTTGTCAAAgatgtggcttgaaccaaacattcacctaagttggtcaaacttacctaaccttaggtgtggcaatctttggcaaagtttagtcacaaaccaaacagcccctccATTTTTCACTCCCAGCTGGGCAGCTATGAGTTCTAGGCATCTTCAACACCGACCCGCAAACAAATCGCATGCGTTCGGACCGTGGAAGCCATCCAACACGATCATGTGTCGATCCGTGGCGCGGTCCGGATGCGATTTCTCCTGCAAATCAGAGACAAACATGGCGGGTTTTGCGGAAGTTCGGACTGATCCCATACCCAGTTCTGACCGCCTTGAACCACCAAAAGCCCCTCCCCCCTCTCGTGCATTTTCGGTCAGTGCCGCTCTAGAGCGTCAGCGCCTgaattcatgcccggccagaacGGACGCGACCACTCACTGACGCTAGCATTGAAGCAACGCACCAGCCGAGAGAACGCCGCTCCCGGTGCAGGCGACTGTCGCACGTTCAAACAACACGGCGGCTGCATATCCGTCCGTCTGCCAGCCACATTGGTAGCACGTGGTTGCCGAGGCGTCTCCACCGGCGTCACCCATGTGTCCCTctgccgcccaccattgctatataaaccgATGCCTCAGctatagccgcagtcatccgcctTCGATCCCTCTCCGCACCACTCCCATCATGGATTCCTCCCCCGCCAAAGCTCTCTAGATGGGGCTGGTGTCGGACCAAAAGAAGGAGATGACCgccattgatacgtccattttgcatcatgcttttatatcgatatttattgcattatgagctattattacacattatgtcacaacacttatgcctattctctcttattttacaaggtttacataaagagggagaatgccggcagctgggattctaggctggaaaaggagcaaatattagagacctattctgcacagctccaaaagtcatgaaacttcacggaagctattttcagaatatataaaaaataccgagcgcaagaagttccagagggggctcacaccctggccacaagggtggggagcgcgcccccctgcctcgtgggccccctggtggccctccgatgcccatcttctgctatatggagtctttcgttgaggaaaaaatcataagaaaactttcgggacgagactccgccgccacgaggcggaaccttggcggaatcaatctagggctccggcggagctgttctgccggggatacttccctccgggagggggaaatcatcgccatcgtcatcaccaacgctcctctcatcgggagggggccaatctccatcaacatcttcaccagcaccatctcctctcaaaccctagttcatctcttgtatccaattcctgtctctaagtctgggattggtacctgtaggttgctagtagtgttgattactcctcgtagttgatactagttggtttatttggtggaagatcatatgttcatatcctatatgcatattaatacccctctgattatgaacatgaatatgctttt
Protein-coding sequences here:
- the LOC125508581 gene encoding cytochrome P450 81Q32-like codes for the protein MDKAYIAILTIAFLFLIHYVLGNGRRGGKGAAQLPPSPPAIPFLGHLHLLEKPFHAALHRLAARLGPVFSLRLGSRRAVVVSSAECARECFTEHDVTFANRPRFPSQLLVSFDGAALVTSSYGPHWRNLRRVAAVQLLSAHRVACMSGVIAGEVRAMTRRLFRAAAASPGGDGAAQVQLKRRLFELSLSVLMETIAQTKATRSEADADTDMSVEAQEFKKVVDELIPYLGAANTWDYLPVLRWFDVFGVRNKILAAVSRRDAFMLRLIDNERRRLDDAGTEGDKKSMIAVLLTLQKTEPEVYTDTMIMALCANLFGAGTETTSTTTEWAMSLLLNHPAALKKAQAEIDASVGTSRLVTADDVPRLAYLQCIVSETLRLYPAAPMLLPHESSADCKVGGYNVPSGTMLMVNAYAIHRDPAAWERPLEFVPERFEDGKAEGRFMIPFGMGRRRCPGETLALRAIGMVLATLVQCFDWERVDGAEVDMTEGGGLTIPKVVPLEAVCRPRPAMRDVLQSL